The Aphanothece sacrum FPU1 genome window below encodes:
- a CDS encoding FAD-dependent oxidoreductase has product MINKLRRRLATLPLTVLLWQVLAPITVANPPRTPDETVECELLVVGGGLAGSAAAYEGLLAGKTVCLTEITDWLGGQISSQGTSALDERPTQRLQLIFPRGYLELRKRLEEHYGELNPGDCWVSDSCFLPADGDKLLMEMLQDAAKKGNGTLKWFPATVIKELDIQKNPNGGTGKQIMSAIAIQHRPAENAPPLNTYPLSQTIEEAYKYENSARFDKKILRFVPKPHDRKEPADWYVIEATETGEIIGLADIPYRLGVDPRSYLEPSSSSINGDAYCTQGFTYTFAMETTKEPQTHEMPDFYPQYSPYYSYELPRLADFDLVYTYRRIWSPEEGEAKTFGGINFTQPSPGDISMQNWTWGNDYRPGTSKDNFIYTRQQLQQQGQLKPGGWMGGLRTDTLRKGEENAIGYFYWLVMGTTDSQLGEGVKKPNTNHRFMSGLESPMGTVHGLSKYPYIREARRIIGRESFAYEDGFMITEIDISRRNYQDDYYKKNLSPDTYRQLHATLSGLEGFAILSGKISPEQVTRRKRSTIYADSVGIGHYAIDFHPCMTEYPAEKPGNKEKEGERLGQGQAYPFQIPLRSIIPQKIDNLLITGKSIAVSHIAAAAYRVHSFEWSSGAAAGTVAAFAIDEQILPYQLVEEPLFRSQKLQELRKLLDTNNNPTTFPNTSIFNETWDEWK; this is encoded by the coding sequence ATGATAAATAAACTCCGTCGCCGTTTAGCGACCCTTCCTTTAACTGTGCTATTATGGCAAGTTCTGGCCCCTATTACGGTCGCTAACCCTCCTCGTACCCCTGACGAAACGGTAGAATGTGAGCTATTAGTAGTGGGGGGAGGACTCGCAGGCAGTGCGGCAGCTTATGAGGGGTTATTAGCCGGAAAAACCGTCTGTCTGACTGAAATTACCGACTGGTTGGGGGGACAAATTTCTTCTCAGGGAACCTCCGCATTAGATGAACGTCCAACTCAGCGATTGCAGTTAATTTTCCCTCGTGGTTATTTAGAATTAAGAAAACGTCTAGAAGAACATTACGGAGAACTTAACCCCGGAGACTGTTGGGTGAGTGACTCTTGTTTCTTACCGGCCGATGGGGATAAACTCCTGATGGAGATGTTACAAGATGCGGCCAAAAAAGGCAATGGAACCTTAAAATGGTTTCCTGCTACGGTTATTAAAGAGTTAGACATCCAAAAGAACCCGAATGGGGGAACGGGAAAGCAAATTATGAGTGCGATCGCCATTCAGCATCGTCCGGCCGAAAATGCACCCCCGTTAAATACTTATCCCCTTTCTCAAACTATTGAAGAAGCTTATAAATACGAAAATTCAGCCCGTTTTGACAAAAAAATCCTTCGTTTTGTTCCTAAACCTCACGACAGAAAAGAACCGGCCGACTGGTATGTTATTGAAGCGACAGAAACGGGAGAAATCATTGGTTTAGCTGATATTCCTTACCGTTTAGGGGTTGATCCTCGTTCTTATTTAGAACCTTCGTCTTCGAGTATTAACGGTGATGCTTATTGTACCCAAGGATTTACTTATACCTTTGCGATGGAGACAACAAAGGAACCCCAAACCCATGAAATGCCTGATTTTTATCCTCAATATTCTCCTTACTATAGCTACGAATTACCCCGTTTAGCGGACTTTGATCTTGTTTATACTTATCGACGCATTTGGAGTCCCGAAGAAGGGGAAGCAAAAACTTTTGGGGGAATTAATTTTACCCAACCGAGTCCAGGGGATATTTCTATGCAAAATTGGACTTGGGGAAATGATTATCGACCTGGAACTTCTAAGGATAATTTTATCTATACCCGTCAACAATTACAACAGCAAGGACAACTTAAACCTGGGGGATGGATGGGGGGATTGCGTACTGATACCCTCCGTAAAGGGGAAGAAAACGCGATCGGATATTTTTACTGGTTAGTGATGGGAACTACAGATTCTCAGTTAGGGGAAGGGGTGAAAAAACCTAATACGAACCATCGTTTTATGTCGGGTTTAGAGTCTCCTATGGGAACGGTTCACGGGTTATCAAAATATCCTTATATTCGGGAAGCTAGACGAATTATTGGTCGAGAATCTTTTGCTTATGAGGATGGTTTTATGATAACAGAAATTGATATTTCTCGCCGTAATTATCAAGATGATTATTACAAAAAAAATCTTTCTCCTGATACTTATCGTCAACTTCATGCTACTTTATCAGGTTTAGAAGGGTTTGCTATTTTGAGTGGTAAAATATCTCCTGAACAGGTGACGAGACGCAAACGTTCGACTATTTATGCTGACTCTGTGGGTATTGGTCATTATGCTATTGATTTTCATCCTTGTATGACTGAATATCCGGCAGAAAAACCTGGTAATAAGGAGAAAGAGGGGGAAAGATTAGGACAAGGCCAAGCTTATCCTTTTCAAATTCCTTTACGGTCAATTATTCCTCAAAAAATTGATAATTTGTTAATAACAGGAAAGAGTATTGCTGTGAGTCATATTGCTGCTGCTGCTTATCGGGTTCACTCGTTTGAGTGGTCATCTGGGGCCGCTGCGGGTACGGTTGCTGCATTTGCTATCGAT